A window of Salvia splendens isolate huo1 chromosome 8, SspV2, whole genome shotgun sequence genomic DNA:
CGGCGGCCGCGTTGCCGAAGATGAAGTCGACTGTGCCGTAGATGTAGCACTCCTTGTAGAACTGGCGCTGTGAGTGGACGTACAGGGTGTCTTGGTACCCCTCGAAGCCACACCGGTAGAACACCGAGAGGTCGGCGCTCGACCGCATTGCCACGGCCTGGTGGTTCTGTGGGCCCGCCGTGTTGCGGAAGGTTATGCCGCGGGCGATGAATCCCTCGCCGGTCACCGCTGAGAGATTCAACCATATACTAATTCAGTATTTCATAAATTAATTGTATAccataaataatattacatgCATTGCTAGGCACAAATTAAGAAGAACGTTACTAAATTGCGGTCTTTTCTCCTCATTGCTTCTAGAGATGATTGGAAAAGATCAACATGACTTCTTGTCAAGTATTCGAAAATCATGAATACATTTTCAAACTCATTAATTTGGCAGGCAATTTCAAACTGAAAATGACTTAGTTCCATCTTTGAAAACTGAAGTCTAGCTAACTGTTCCATATTTAAAGTTAATTAAGTATAACCGAACTTTCTTCTAGCGTGTTAGTTGCaacttaaaattttgtaccTTAATATTGTCCTAGCTAGAGCCGTTATCACTTTCAAACttacacatatataattaaacatataaaaaatgCAATTGTGAAGAAACTTACCGACGGTGGCGGAATTGAAGGTGGTGGAGCCTCCTCCGACGCTTCGGCTGCCGGTGATAATAGTATACCTCATTCCATCGCCGGTCAACATTATATTCTTCAACTTGCTACCAATCTCCAAATTCTCCCTATAAACCCCTCTCCTCACATGGATGACAAACCTCCCGCTCCCGCTCCTCCTGGCCGCCACGTCCAGCGCCGCCTTAATCGTGCGGTGGTCCCCGGACCCGTCCTGCGCCACCACCAGGTTGGGCCTGACGGTAGAAGCCTGCAGCAGCCGCCTCCTGTCCCCGGGCCGGACCCACCCGGGGAAGCCGCCCTTGTAGTAAGCGCCCGTCTCGTGACTGGTCTCATTGCTCTCCCCGAGTGCCAGCGTGTTGCATATGAGCTTCGACACGTTGTTGGACATGAGGGGAAGAACAAAGTCGGTGGCGCCGAGCTCGGTGAAGCCGGTGCGGCACGTCTCGAGGTTGGTGAGGGCGGTGCTGAGCCAGGTCTGGGTGTCGAAGTCGGTGCACTTGGTGGTGGGGTCGACCGTCTTGTTGAGCTGCTCGATGGTCTCTTGGTAGAGTTTCACGCAGTCGGCCCACGCGGCCTTCTCGCGGCTGCTGCGGCACTTGCTGCCGAGGGCCTTGGTGGTGCCCTCGGCCGTGATGGCGCGCTCCAGGGCGAGCTGCACGGCCATTTTGCGGAAGTCGGATTTGTGCTTTGGGAGGAATTGGCCTTTGTTTTCGGACATGAAGTGCTTGCATGGCTCCGGGTAGGGGGTTTGGTCGCACCACCACGTGATGCCGGCGCCGGAAGGGATTTTTACGGTGGAGGGGATTTTTATGGCGGCGGTGGATAGGAAGAaggaggagagggagaggaatAAAGGGATTAGGAATTTGAGGTCCATTGTTGAGGTATGCATGTCTATGAGTTTGAAGTGATTGTGATATTTGTGGGGGGAAGAAGACTGGTTATATATAGTTGAATTGAAGAATTGTGACAGGTTGTATAGTTTGATTATTATGTAGGAGTAGATGAGAGCGATAAAGTTGACATGAAATATTCAAATCCAATAGACGTGTTGTTGGCCTTGGAATATTGAGGGATGAAACTTATTAGTTCATTTAAATATCTCtggctttagagcatccacaaccgtgctcttgccagcggcacggttatgggcccggccccactttttctgtctgttctctgacaagagcacaacacccacagctgtgctcttccgcaaggacgagcacaattaatttaaaattcaattaaacaataacatttccataataataaaattcattaaaaaaacctaaataaaattacaaatgacaaataaaataaaaac
This region includes:
- the LOC121743169 gene encoding probable pectinesterase/pectinesterase inhibitor 17, whose protein sequence is MHTSTMDLKFLIPLFLSLSSFFLSTAAIKIPSTVKIPSGAGITWWCDQTPYPEPCKHFMSENKGQFLPKHKSDFRKMAVQLALERAITAEGTTKALGSKCRSSREKAAWADCVKLYQETIEQLNKTVDPTTKCTDFDTQTWLSTALTNLETCRTGFTELGATDFVLPLMSNNVSKLICNTLALGESNETSHETGAYYKGGFPGWVRPGDRRRLLQASTVRPNLVVAQDGSGDHRTIKAALDVAARRSGSGRFVIHVRRGVYRENLEIGSKLKNIMLTGDGMRYTIITGSRSVGGGSTTFNSATVAVTGEGFIARGITFRNTAGPQNHQAVAMRSSADLSVFYRCGFEGYQDTLYVHSQRQFYKECYIYGTVDFIFGNAAAVLQNCMIYARRPMASQKIAVTAQGRTDPNQNTGISIHDSRVMAAADLVPVLGSFQTFLGRPWKEYSRTVFMQTYLGSLVDPAGWLEWDGNFALNTLYYGEYRNSGPGSPTGRRVRWRGYRVITSATEAGRFTVANFIAGRSWLPATGVPFTAGL